The candidate division KSB1 bacterium genome has a segment encoding these proteins:
- a CDS encoding IS30 family transposase, which produces MSYKQLTLEQRYKIYGLLHTNLSKSEISRRSGIHKSTLYRELKRNGGLRGYRARQAARTAEKRRQQASKHIRFTDTVKERVEHYLKEDWSPEQISGTLAEQEKIHISHETIYQYVWADKYAGGTLFKHLRWSRRKRHKRYGKRDQRGQIRNRVSIDERPQVVAEKTRIGDWEVDTIIGKRHKGALVTAVERKTKFTCIKQVVDKKADTVTQALIDILSPYKNRVLTITVDNGKEFASHQKIAQALGAAVYFAHPYHAWERGLNENTNGLIRQYFPKNSDLTTPNTTKVRFVQNRLNNRPRKSLNFKTPVELFFKKTVALET; this is translated from the coding sequence ATGTCCTATAAGCAACTAACCCTTGAGCAAAGATACAAAATTTATGGACTACTTCATACAAATTTATCAAAGTCAGAGATTTCCAGACGTTCTGGGATTCATAAATCTACTCTTTATCGTGAGCTCAAACGCAACGGTGGATTGCGTGGTTATCGTGCCAGGCAAGCGGCCCGGACGGCAGAGAAAAGGCGCCAGCAAGCGTCCAAACATATTCGGTTCACCGATACTGTGAAAGAGCGAGTTGAACATTACCTCAAAGAGGATTGGAGCCCGGAACAGATTTCCGGCACCCTTGCCGAGCAAGAAAAGATTCATATCAGCCATGAGACGATTTATCAATATGTCTGGGCTGATAAATATGCTGGCGGTACCCTGTTCAAACATTTACGCTGGTCGAGGCGAAAAAGACATAAACGATACGGCAAACGTGACCAGCGGGGACAAATCCGAAATCGAGTCAGTATCGACGAACGGCCCCAGGTCGTTGCAGAAAAGACGCGTATCGGCGACTGGGAAGTCGATACCATCATTGGCAAACGCCACAAAGGAGCATTGGTGACTGCTGTTGAACGAAAAACCAAATTCACTTGTATCAAACAGGTCGTTGATAAAAAAGCCGATACGGTCACTCAGGCGTTAATCGATATTCTCTCACCTTACAAAAACCGGGTGTTGACGATTACCGTTGATAACGGTAAAGAGTTTGCTTCTCATCAGAAAATCGCTCAGGCATTAGGAGCCGCAGTCTACTTCGCTCATCCCTATCATGCATGGGAGCGCGGACTCAATGAGAATACCAATGGGCTTATTCGACAATATTTTCCAAAGAACTCTGACTTGACAACTCCAAATACTACTAAGGTACGCTTTGTTCAAAATAGACTTAACAATAGACCAAGAAAATCTTTAAACTTTAAAACACCTGTAGAACTTTTTTTTAAAAAAACTGTCGCACTTGAAACTTGA